From the genome of Oxyura jamaicensis isolate SHBP4307 breed ruddy duck chromosome 2, BPBGC_Ojam_1.0, whole genome shotgun sequence, one region includes:
- the RALA gene encoding ras-related protein Ral-A encodes MAANKPKGQNSLALHKVIMVGSGGVGKSALTLQFMYDEFVEDYEPTKADSYRKKVVLDGEEVQIDILDTAGQEDYAAIRDNYFRSGEGFLCVFSITELESFAATADFREQILRVKEDENVPFLLVGNKSDLEDKRQVSIEEAKNRADQWNVNYVETSAKTRANVDKVFFDLMREIRARKMEDSKEKNGKKKRKSLAKRIRERCCIL; translated from the exons ATGGCAGCAAATAAGCCTAAAGGGCAGAATTCATTGGCTTTGCACAAAGTCATCATGGTGGGAAGTGGTGGCGTAGGAAAATCTGCTTTAACACTACAGTTTATGTATGATGAG TTTGTAGAAGATTATGAGCCCACCAAAGCAGACAGCTACAGGAAAAAGGTGGTTCTGGATGGAGAAGAAGTCCAAATTGATATATTAgacacagcagggcaggaggactATGCTGCAATTAGAGACAACTACTTCCGAAGCGGAGAAGGCTTTCTTTGTGTCTTCTCTATTACAGAGCTGGAATCATTTGCAGCTACTGCAGACTTCAG GGAGCAGATCTTAAGAGTAAAAGAAGATGAGAATGTTccttttttgctagttggtaACAAATCAGATTTGGAAGATAAAAGGCAAGTTTCTATAGAGGAAGCAAAAAACAGAGCTGATCAGTGGAATGTTAACTATGTGGAAACTTCTGCAAAAACACGAGCTAATGTTGACAAG gtgttttttGATTTAATGAGAGAAATTAGAGCCAGAAAAATGGAAGACAGCAAAGAGAagaatgggaagaagaaaagaaaaagcctagCTAAGAGGATCAGAGAAAGATGTTGCATTTTATAA